CGGGCCCGGATCCGGGCCTTTGATCAAGCTGGGCCGAAGGTGAACGCCGTGATCGAATTGAATCCAGAGGCGGCAGCCATCGCCCGCGCGCTGGATGCAGAACGGAAGGCGGGCAAGGTGAGGGGGCCGCTGCATGGCATTCCCGTGCTCATCAAGGACAACATCGATACCGCTGACCGGATGAAAACCACGGCAGGCTCCCTGGCTCTGGTGGATGCCCCCGCGCCGAAGGAGGATGCGTTCATCGTGAAAAGGCTGCGGGAGGCAGGCGCGGTCATCCTGGGCAAGACCAACCTCAGCGAGTGGGCCAACCTGCGCTCCACCCGCAGCAGCAGCGGCTGGAGCGGCCGGGGCGGGCAGACGCGGAACCCCTACGCCCTGGACCGGAGCCCCAGCGGATCCAGCTCGGGCTCAGGTGCTGCCGCCGCTGCCAGTTTTTGCGCCGTGGCTGTGGGCACAGAGACGGATGGCTCCATCGTGAGTCCGGCCAGTGCCAACGGCCTGGTGGGCCTGAAACCCACGCTGGGCCTGCTGAGCCGCAGCGGCATCATCCCCATCTCGCACACGCAGGATACGGCCGGGCCCATGACCCGCACGGTGCGTGATGCTGCACTTCTGCTGGGGGCCTTGGCGGGCAGCGATGCCAAGGATGCCGCCACCCTTGAGGCCGCTGCGCGGCGGGAGTCGGACTACACCCGCTTTCTCACGAAGGATGGCCTCAAGGGTGCCCGCCTCGGCGTGGTGAAGAACCTCCTGGGTGTCCATGCCCATGTGGATGCGGTCATCCAGCCAGCCTTGGATTCGCTGAAGGCGCAGGGCGCCACGCTGGTGGAGGTGGAGCTGAAAGCCAGTGCCTACGAGGAGGCAGAATTCGAGGTGCTGCTCTACGAGTTCAAGGCGGATCTCAACGCCTACCTGGCTGGACGGGGCGGCGCCGTGAAGGACATGGATAGCCTCATGGCCTTCAACGAGGCCCGGGCGCAGGAGGAACTGCCCTTCTTCGGCCAGGAGCTGTTGAAGCAGGCCCAGGCCAAGGGACCGCTATCGGATCCCGCCTACCTCAAGGCCTTGGATACCTGTGCCCAGGCCCGCCGAGACATCGTCCAGCTGCTGGCCAAGGAGAACCTCCAGGCCCTCGTAGGGCCCACGGGGACGCCGGCCTGGCTCATCGACCACGTGAACGGCGACAGCTCTGGGTTCAGTTTTTCCACGCCAGCGGCCGTGGGCGGATGTCCCCACATCACCGTGCCCGCGGGTTTTGCCTTTGGTCTGCCCGTGGGCCTTTCCTTCGTTGCGGGGCCCTGGCAGGAGGGCCTGTTGCTGAAGTTGGCCCATGCCTTTGAGCAGGCCACACACGCCCGCCGGGGCCCAAGGTTCGCCACCACGGCCTCCCGTTGACAGGACCAGGCTGACCTCTCACCCTGGCCATTCCCCACAGGAGAATTCATGAACCGAGCCC
This sequence is a window from Geothrix sp. PMB-07. Protein-coding genes within it:
- a CDS encoding amidase; translated protein: MPNQDAFLTLDRRAFLGAGLATGAMALLGGDGKALPMASGLVLEEATVAQLQAGMAAGQWTSAELVRRYRARIRAFDQAGPKVNAVIELNPEAAAIARALDAERKAGKVRGPLHGIPVLIKDNIDTADRMKTTAGSLALVDAPAPKEDAFIVKRLREAGAVILGKTNLSEWANLRSTRSSSGWSGRGGQTRNPYALDRSPSGSSSGSGAAAAASFCAVAVGTETDGSIVSPASANGLVGLKPTLGLLSRSGIIPISHTQDTAGPMTRTVRDAALLLGALAGSDAKDAATLEAAARRESDYTRFLTKDGLKGARLGVVKNLLGVHAHVDAVIQPALDSLKAQGATLVEVELKASAYEEAEFEVLLYEFKADLNAYLAGRGGAVKDMDSLMAFNEARAQEELPFFGQELLKQAQAKGPLSDPAYLKALDTCAQARRDIVQLLAKENLQALVGPTGTPAWLIDHVNGDSSGFSFSTPAAVGGCPHITVPAGFAFGLPVGLSFVAGPWQEGLLLKLAHAFEQATHARRGPRFATTASR